In the genome of Plutella xylostella chromosome 6, ilPluXylo3.1, whole genome shotgun sequence, the window CTCCTTCTCTTTATTAAGACaactttattgtttatttgaaacatacctacattatgcTCAGACTGTTCATCTCTGAAGGTACAATATTAGTCCCGGTATTTCCGGATTGTGAGCCATATCATTGGTCGTATTTAAAACATCTATCAATCTTTATGCTATCACCAGCGCGCGCTAGCCGGCGTCTTAGTGAGCCAGGCGCGCGCGCTGTCGGCTTTAGAGCGGCGcgaggcgggcgcgggcgcgctggcggcggcgctgcgggCGGACGCCGCGTGCTACGAGGCGCTGCACCTGCTGCTGCAGCAGCACGCGCGCCCCACGCAACAAGGTACGATCAGGCAACAAGGTACACAGTACACTCACTAGACACACGCAACAAGCTACACTCATACAACAAGGTACACTCACTAGAGCGGCGcgaggcgggcgcgggcgcgctggcggcggcgctgcgggCGGACGCCGCGTGCTACGAGGCGCTGCACCTGCTGCTGCAGCAGCACGCGCGCCCCACGCAACAAGGTACACTCAGGCAACAAGGTACACTCACACAACAAGGTACACTCACTAGACACACGCAACAAGGTACACTCACTAGACACACGCAACAACTTTCAGCTTTCAAATGAATTGCGGCATCCCAAGTTACACTCCCTGAATATAACAGAGGAAACGACGCCCCTCTATCAGCACGTATGAAAATTTTAGGATAGCATCAGCCAAGAATCTTAAGCTGTAAATATATCTCTCTTAAAAAGCGTCATAAACACAGTATTCCGGGCCTCATCATCAAGTGCCTATGAGCTACCTATCTAGGTAGTTCTTCGATCCAGTTAAGTGCGTGCGTATGGCCTGCAACTTTAAGTCAGTAGAGCAATCCAAGCATCTACATATGTATGAATTGTCACAAACAATTACACAACTTAATTTCACTATAATAACTATCATCTCTCCCATTCCCAGAGAGTGAGCTAATAGACTCGCTGCCGATCAGCTCTCAGCTGGCGCCGGCGGAGGCTGCGCTGGTCCGTGGAGCGTACAAGGCGAGGCTGCAGCGGTACGCGCCGCTTCCCAAGACCCCGCCGCCTGTGTCGGAGTGCCCGGTTAGTGGTGCTTTTAACCATGATATTAGTCATACATTTGTTTGAGTTTGTGGGTCAGCTATATTGGCTTATCATAAATGTTGGGGTTATATCTTGGTTCAGGAACATTATCACATCAGCAACTGGTATCATGACTCCGAAGACTAGTATTATGACACTGGCAACTAGTATCATGACATCAGCAACTAGTATCATGATCATGGCATCAGCAACTAGTATCATGACAACATCTACTAGTATCATGACATCTGCAGCAACCAGGTATCATGACATCCACAGCAACTAGGTATCATGACATCTGCAACTAGTATCATGACATCTGTAGCAAACATGTGTATCTTGACTTCAGCAACTACTATCATCACATCCGCAGCAACTAGGTATCATGACACCTGATccataggtactttataaaaaaaatatagcctTCTGAACCTTGGATTTACAATGTTATGGAGGAGCAAAGGTGTTGCTACTCCTCCATtgaaaagggaggatcctccgaccaagcTGGGCGGTTTAGCTTGGTGGGCAACTGCCCGACGATTATATGTCGGGATTACTGAGTAGCTGTAATTCTtagataccgcgatgtaggatttattattttgctttcactcttccatgccatctgttggtcgtCCTTGATATCTCTTTGTAGGATTTATATCTTGACTTCTTTGCGCGTATTCATTATAGATGTCGCCACAATGTATACATTTATTGTATATTCCCCTCCCACTCCAGATAACAGCAGCCGCCGAAGAGGTCCGTTCCCGCACCGCCGAGGCCGCCATCAGCCTCGCACGACgcctcgccgccgcctgcCGCTGGAAAGAAGCACTTTCTACCCTAGACTCATTAGACCCCTGGTGTTGCGCCGAGGTCAGAGCGGCTTGTCTGCTGGAGCTCAATAACAGCTCGCAGCTGTTCGTGTTCGCTCACGAGCTGGTCAACGCGTATCCGAATAGCTGGACCGCTTGGTTTGCGGTCGgctgttattattatcttattgGTGAGTGGTTTGGTGTCCTAGATCCTTAACCTTATACTAAAGCTGCTACCATACCACCACCGCTCATTAGCAAACAACAATATTGCTGATCTGTTAAAACTGACATAATTTCTATGGATCAGACAGATGTCTGTTGCTAATGTGTCGTTTTGGTAAGGCAGTTGATTGCACGCCTTCATTGAACATAGGAAATTGAATAGCATCGTAGCAAATAAACACTCTCGTCCTCTAAAATGGTGACCCAGACCTGATACGTCCTCTAAAATACCCAACTCAATTCCCAACCTTACCCCCTTGCAGGTAAGAGCGAGTTCGCGCGGCGCTACCTGAGCAAGGCGAAGAGCATCGAGCCTGGCGCGGGCTGCGTGTGGCTCGCCTACGGACACAGCTTTGCGGCGGATAATGAACATGATCAGGCCATGGCCGCTTACTTTAAGGTACACAGCTTATTTATCCTActttttactaatattataaaggcgaatgtttgtgagtatgtgtgtatgtttgttacttgttcacgtcaaaacggctgaaccgatgatttttaatgaaatttggtatgtatGGAGTttgctgacaccctggatgttacatagggtactttttatcgcggtattaccacgggaaatctttttaaggtgaagtgaACCTCGCGGGAAGTGCTAGTTCATTATAATCAGCACAATAGGCGTATCACCAGTTCCTTATGCgtctgggcagtcagcgactgactcTAATATGACTGGGCAATTTTTTCACAGTGGCAAACCTCAGCTGAAGCTCTTGCGTTTGACACCGACAAGAATAGTATAGCAAACGGTCCTAAAGAGACAACTAAGACAACACTCCGGCTTTTCGATTACCTAATCCTACTATAGCCTCGTAGATAAGGCCCTTAGGCCCAGCTAAGAGTTTAGACAAGACAAGACCaagattatattatgtacaaaataatGTTAACTTGAGGGAGTCACATCTGAGTGAGCCCACAAGAAATATAATGGGTCTATTTCGTTTGCCATTGCTTCTCTAACTACtaacaatattttgttccCCCATTAGGCGTCTCAACTGATGCCAGGCTGCCACCTGCCGCCGCTCTACGTCGGGGTAGAATGCTCGCTTCTCTACAACACGTCCATGGCGCAACGGTTCCTGTTGCGGGCAGCGTTGTTGCATAATAGTGTTGAGGTTGGTACTTTTAGGGCTTAGCTAGCAAACGTGATGATGCATCTTGTTGTCACATCCAACAGGCCTTGAGAGTGAAAGTGgattttaattcatatttcttttaaataattttgttctaAGTGCCTTTATGTTACATATTATTCATGTTTAGTCTCGCTATTGTGTACTTACTAAGTGCGTGTTAAATGGAATAGTGTTCagaaaattattgttttgttatatttGCCTATGGAAACACAGATTTCGCCTTCAATTTACGGGCATTTGTCCGCTTATATCAGCTCTTCCTCAAAATTAATGTTAACTTCCAGGCGGAGCCAGAGTCGGAAGACTCCGGCGGTTCAGAAAGCGCGCTGGGCTGGGAGCGCATCCTGCGTTGCGTGACCTGCCCTCACGCCGCCCAcgaggccgccgccgccgccctagCCGCCCAGCGCGTGGGCAAGGCCCGGCGGCTGTGGCTGCGAGCCAAGCAACTGGCTGAGGACCAGGGACCGGTATGATATAGCTACTAAACATAGTGTCATATATATAGACAAGCACACATTGTGACACTCCTCCTTCAACCTATAGTAGCCCACTGCTGGACGAAGGCCTTTCCCAAGGCACGCCACTGCATGCCATCTATACCGACATTGCGAGTATTGCGACACACATGCGCTCGCGGCCGCGCGCGTTGGTAAGGGCCAGTAGGATATGCACACGTTATACAAGTCCTTAAATAAAATCTAGCTTTACGTAAATGTACGTTTATAGCAGCGATAGAAACATACTTTGTGCAGCGCTCTAAAATATCGTTGGTGAAAGCTACCcttattaaaagttttctagtttacaataaaaactaaaaaatatcgGTATAGAAGATATACCGTCATCTGCATTCAGTTTGTCAAGTTTCAttatagtttccgctagaggcaccactttgtatgcgacaTAACGTAAGCCAAGAATCATTCAAACTTAACTACCACTACTACCAAAGCATAAACTCTAACAAACCCACTCCCCAATTCCAGCTACACCCTCGCTGGGCAGCCACCTACGATGCCCTCGGCCACGTCTCCCGCAAGCAAGGCCGCTACGAAGAAGCCCTACAATGGCACGAGAAAGCCCTTTCCATCCGGCCCGGCCACGCCCCGACATACTCCGCCATGGGGTTGTGTCTAGCGCTAAATGGACAAGAGGCGAAAGCTGCCGATGCGCTGCACACGGCGTTATCGAAGGATCCGGATGATGCTGTGGCGCTGGCTTTGCTGGATTTCATTGTGGAGGCCCTTGATGCGCAGTTGGATGGTGAGTGGGATTGAGTTTCGTTTGATAATATATGATACTCTAAATTGCAAAATTGTCGAAATGTTCAACTTACGGTGCGGCGCCTGAGCAGTGCCGTGAGCGGTTTACCACATCCTCCATACGGTATACGTTGGCCGGAGCGGTGCCGGACGTACCGTGTGACCTACAATACATATTAGGGCGAGGGCCCATTGCTGCAGATACATTTTCAGTgaaaaatatacgaaaaaCCGCACCGCAGCATTGGGGGCCTCCCTCTTATATGTAGTCCATACATATTTGAGTAGGAAACCATTGCGGCACCGcttaagggtgcttttccaccagagatgtgctatgcagctatgctgcgaagatgtgatatctacgctacgaaaatatgtgaccgtttccaccaatactacgctaggtagctgtgcgaggaagatgcgctacgaagatgcgccgccgcaaagtagctgtgcgagaaagatgcgcatctcgagctTTTTGCTTCCACGATGGCATGTCTACTTTCAGTGAAAAACGCGGGCATACTGTAGGTCTGCTCTGCACATACATAGCCacaccactcgcgatggtccatagcacatatccatatcacgcatccatagcacacatccatagcacgcatcattccatacaaaaaacatatcttagttgaatccgtttccaccagtgctaagctatgtgcaccaataaatatgattggtggatattaaacgcatccatagcatcgtagcatagcacatctctggtggaaaagcaccctaaggcctctacacaccaaagccgctgacccggcggcaTAGCCTGGCGGCCTAGTGCCGGCGGGTTAACttagtacaaaatgaggcACGATTGTACAAAATGAGGCCGGCGGGTTGAGCCGGCGGCCTGagccgccgggtcagcggctttggtgtgtagaggcccTTAGCCGCCGCACCGTGTTATCTGGCCCTCCGCCAGCGTCCTCTAAACTCCCTTCCTATCTATTTCAGAGGAGGACATCCCTCAGTTCCCATTCCCGGCGGTGAGCAtcgcgcccccgcccgcgccccccgcgcccgcccccgcgacCCCCGGCCCAGGGGGGGACAACACTAACGTCTCCGATATGAGCATGAGCTTCGACTGAACCTATACTAGTGCATATATGTGTGTAACACAAGGtctatttgtaaataaatgtaaaacaCAAAGAGGTGGtttcaatttaatcatttattgcagataacattgtataattttaagatCAATAAACGAAAGCGTAAAATCAACATTTCATATTTACTTGATTCATAGGGTATTTTACactaaaatactataaaactCACAATTGTGATTTACATGTATTAAAAGCCcgttaaaatgttttaaaatgagcATTTTTAGTTAACAATGGACAGCCTAAAGGCCTAAAACTATCAGGCACCGtaaaatcgattaaaattTACCTAGCGACTAGGTTTTAGGCACATGTGAAGTTCACACTACGTAACATGTCTACGCGGATGGCGTAATAgcgaaaatatatctaaaatgTTTTGTAAATGCATTTTAAAAGTACAGATTACTGTCTCTACGGgtttaaacaatatttataacaattaaaaaaagaataacaaataaaaagagTACCTAAGTACGTTAACAACTACACATAAGTCTAAATAATCGCAGAGAAACCCCGAGATAACTTCAAATACAGACGCCGTGTGTATTTAACGGACTAACTTTTATCGGGACTCCTCTGCTCGTAAACATGATACCGAAAAGCTAATCTTAGAAATACCTTACATCAGAAACAATACAGTGTTAAAAACAATTCCAAATGGACTTAACAAACAGAGCATTTAAACATTCCTAAGACTAGctttttcaaaacaaacaataaaaaaatcattaaaaccAAAACTCACAACTTCCAAAAAGAAATCAACAAATAACCAAAGAGTCCTCTACATGATTGTAGTAACATAATCGTGTGGATGTTTGTGGCGAAGTGCCCAACTTAATAGCAGCTCCACTGTGTCGGTCGCGCCTAGAGCGGCCAGGGCAGCGCGGGCTCCGGCGACTCGTCCGCTCCTGATGGGTCGCTCGACCCGCCGCTCATGGGGGGGGATGGCGTGCCTGGGGAGAAAGGAGTGAGTTAAGTTTTGTAGTGTAGTGGTGGGAGCAGTTACGGCAGGGATTGGGTTATCACATAGTAAGGCGTTACACAGCCAGACTGACTTTAtggttatttgtttttatggtAAGGTCCTTGAAATTATAGTATTGAAGACAGTAGTGTTACTACTATTTATTActaaaacggctgaaccgattcgGATAAAAAAATGTAGGGAGGTAGTTAAGAACCGGGAAAATAACATAGTATACTTTTAAAGCTCAATACGCATGATATCAGTgttgacactgacaagtgtgAATACGTTTATAGATAACTAggtgttcccgcgagcttcgcttcgccttaaaaagttttcccgtgggaattccgggataaaaagtagcctatgtttttttttcagggtctagaccatatgtataccaaattttattcaaatccgttcagtagttttggcgtgaaagagtaacagacagacagacagacagacagacagacagacagacagacagacagacacagttactttcgcatttataatattagttaggatgtacgAAACAATTCTCCCCGACACTGAACTGACTTTATTCGATGATGATGTGGTGAGGTTACCTTCATTGGCCTGGTCGCTGTAGGTGGCGTGGTAGAGCGCGCCGGGCGCGTGCTTGGAGCTGCGCGTGAGGTACGCGTGCTCCTTGTTGGGGTGCCGCCACTGCCAGCACGAGCGGCAGAAGTATCTGGAAGGTGCACTGGAGGTTACCATCGTGATTATGAGCCAAGCTGTCGGTACATAACTTCTTGCACAATCTGAGACATGAAGTCTCTGGAAGGTGCACTGAAGGTTACCAATCGTGATAAGCAATCGGTACATAACTTCTTGCacatagtaataataaatatgtggggacattacacacacggctatccgaccccaagctaggcagaacctgtgttatgggtgtcggacagctgatatatctacacaaatacatatatactaaatataaatatcaagacccgagtacaaatatctgtctttaaacaaatatctgccccagccgggaatcgaacccgggaccttcggcatagcagtcagggccactaaccactacgccattcgaccgtcaaataacaaacataacaTATAACATAATCTGAGACATCAATCATGATTGAGCCCAGCAATCGGTAGACAACTTCTGGGTCAGTCTGAGACATCAATCGTTAATTTGTGGTCTAAAACTGTCATTATGTATTAAGGTAGGGCTGGAGGGTATACCTAGGCGTTATGTTTGACCGTCGTCCAGTCTCCTGGACTTCAGGATATTACTTATGGCGAAGCTCAAAGAATGAATAGATCTCAAGTTAAGCCTGGTTCACAGCAGATAGGGTTTTAAATAGAACCAAATACATATGAAAATAAGTAACAGCTACGTGGAAAGCTAACTCACCTGTAACAAACGGGCTCCCTGCAGAAGTAGGGCCCCTGCTGCAGGTTGCACACAGAGCACATCGAGTCCTCAAGATACGGCAGCAGCTGCACCTACAGaataaatctagatttatttaggtacttggTAAATAGGGGTGCTAGTGACTTTGTTTATTCAATGTCATGATTGTGTCTAGTTACGTTATTATAGGTATGTGGAGAAGAATAGGGGTCAAAAATTTGGAGCCTTAATTGGCGTGggtgtgaaaaaaataactgttAGCAAGGCCGTGCAAGAGTAGGAGAGTCGGACATTTTCAGTACTATTTATGAGTCCTTAATCGTCTTTATTATTGGAGACATGATCTTCCATTGCTCGTATACCGCAGGCAGATCAACATCAAGTTATTCGCCTGGATATTTTTTGTTAGCACACGATACTAACACCTATATTAGCGACATCTAGCAGGCGACATTCTATCTACTTCAACAACACCATtacaagcttaggaaggcagtttagacctgggggatatgcacaaaggttgcACTCTAGacagccaggtgcaggtacttacaccccacagaatagaatagaagggtAGGAAAGTCTAGCATCTAATGTCTTCAGTCTTATTTATGAGCCTTAATTATTGTAGACATGATTTTTCACATCTCTTGTAGTGCAGACGGCTCCAATCAAGCTATTTCTCGACTAGAATCGTTAGCACAATACCAACATCTAAGTGAGCGACACCTAGCGGGCGACATTCTAACTACTTCAACACAACACATACCTTCTTGTTGAACTTGTCAGTGGTGATCTCGACGTAGCCGGCGCTGATGGCGCGCACGTACGAACGCACGTTGTTGAACGTCACGCGCCCCGACCCGATCGGGTACTTGTTCTTGTCCGTGTCTATGCCTGGGGGGAGTGAGGAGTTATTAGTGGTTTATTCGTgatgaataaataaagaatattcctTATTTGTACATAACAGCCGATTAATTCTTCTCAGCTGCCGCTagacgggttcgttatcgaagCAGATAAAAGCGATATATAGGGTGCTGTGATTGATAGAATGCGCTAAAGCAAGTTTATCGACGTCTAACTACGGACCCGTGCTATGGGGGCTGGACAAGGGTTTATCGCcttggtgaaaggattagccagtcagatcaGCTGGCAAACTGCCCAAGGCACTGAGACTGACAGATAAAGGGCCCGGGCAGCGGGAATAGCGCTAGTGTTTATCACCAACACACTAAGAAAGACTGAGCTACCTGGATGCACCAGACAGACCACTCTACCTGCATACACCACGCCGGGGCCACTAGCGCCACCTACCTACACCACGGGGGCACTAGCGCCACCTACCTGCGTACACTACGCCGGTGAACAGGTCGTCCATGATGCGGgccagcgcggcggcggtgagCATCCCGTGTAGGGCTCCCACGAACACCGTCCGCTCGGGCTGCAGCCGCGCCGAGCCACACGACACCCACATCGCGTCGCTCACTGACCACGGGATCACTTGCGCCTGGGGATAACACTCATTAGTATTTGTCCGAGTTTTTTATGGTTAACTGTTGTAGGacttgtacacaaaactgcgaCGTTACATCGCAAAAACCTGCGACAGTAAACATTTGCCCTGAAAAACTGTAACAGTCGTAGTGTACATCTGATTCTATACGACGCCGCAACGCAGCTTTGTGTACAGGCCTGTAAAGGGAGAGTAATAAATTTGTGATCATCAATAGGACACCAGGTAAATGCGTCGATATGGTGACGCGTTTGTGGTCTTCACTAGAGAACTCTATCCGAACATATTCCAGAGATCCTCACttttaatatcataatagTGGACGAAATAATGGCACAATAAGTTTATACTACTAAAAGAACAAAACGTATGATATATttatgcctagtttcaccatagtctgtttaAACACCCCTGTTATGCACATGAATTATACCTCATTTCTACATTAAATTCTTGAGAGATGTGTCGAAATccaacaactaatcccttgttatgatctaaagactatggtgaaactaggcctaGAACTGTGTGAATGTCACCTCCTTGCTGCGTATCTTCCTACTGGCCACGCGGTAGTACAGTCCGTTGTTGCGGCGATGGCACGCGGCGAGcagtgcgcgcgcgcagcgcTCGCTCTCGAACGTCACGTGCGCGTAGCCCTTCGGAGAGTCGCGTCCGTCGCCGCCGTGCTCGCGCTCTGGCCACTCCACGCTATAGGGACGGGAAATAAACCTTAGTTAAATGCGCCAAATTATATGTATTGATGCTAAGGAAAGGGCCAAAAAGATATGCAGGATATAATTTAATCGTAGATTGGCAATAGAGTAGCTATGGATGAAGAAGAAGTTAATGTTGAAGCGTATCTAGTGatctaaagaaaatattttgaaaaatgaGTAATGAGTAATGCTAGACAACACTGAACCGTGCCATCAAATTCATGACCAAAAATTCCATAAACATTCAATCTTGCACACAGCGCACTTGatcataaacacaaaatgCATTCTTACACATATCGCATATCACCTAGCGTTGATTATGCAGACCACACGtgcacacaaacacattcTTACACACAGCACACTCACTGCATTCAAGGACTCACCAAACCGGCTGAAACTGCCTCAGCGTATTAAGCAGCGCTTGCTCGGTGATGTCCCAGGGCAGGCCTCCCATGAACACCTTGGGAGAGATGCCACTAGTAAGGTCCAGACAGCGCGCCGGCAAAGACCCCGTCCAGGAGAGAGGCTCGCCGTTGCGCTCCGATGATAATACGCCACCTGGCGGGAGAAAAGGTAATGGTTGGTGAGAATGAGTGTAGCACCCGATTGAGGAGttaactatcatcatcatttaataatcatccactgctggaaatAGGCTTTTCCCAAGGAGCACCACTCACAGAATAGTAACTAAATAAATGAGACATAGACACTATTTGGATGAAGAGTATTGTAGTTGGATGAATCTATTAAGCTAATCAGGCTAGTTGAGTTTTGTTACataattttctttaccctTTAAGGCAAGAGGAGGATTAGTTATGAAGTTACTCGAGTATATCTAATCTATACGATTCTAACT includes:
- the LOC105384107 gene encoding cell division cycle protein 16 homolog isoform X1, with the translated sequence MTLSLVCESWRARKQENSIKFRFPVIFTYKQSIYTSLFRLQENMSKNETSTRTSNEFLNVDFMRSLVKQYSELGQWTSAFFWADAAAAAGGGDQASGDDIWLLASTMLARGELHRAAHAVVSRELHRSHLLCLGVAMRAYLAAKEPATALSLLEECDPSLMEPRTTDQTHNRALAGVLVSQARALSALERREAGAGALAAALRADAACYEALHLLLQQHARPTQQESELIDSLPISSQLAPAEAALVRGAYKARLQRYAPLPKTPPPVSECPITAAAEEVRSRTAEAAISLARRLAAACRWKEALSTLDSLDPWCCAEVRAACLLELNNSSQLFVFAHELVNAYPNSWTAWFAVGCYYYLIGKSEFARRYLSKAKSIEPGAGCVWLAYGHSFAADNEHDQAMAAYFKASQLMPGCHLPPLYVGVECSLLYNTSMAQRFLLRAALLHNSVEAEPESEDSGGSESALGWERILRCVTCPHAAHEAAAAALAAQRVGKARRLWLRAKQLAEDQGPLHPRWAATYDALGHVSRKQGRYEEALQWHEKALSIRPGHAPTYSAMGLCLALNGQEAKAADALHTALSKDPDDAVALALLDFIVEALDAQLDEEDIPQFPFPAVSIAPPPAPPAPAPATPGPGGDNTNVSDMSMSFD
- the LOC105384107 gene encoding cell division cycle protein 16 homolog isoform X2, with the protein product MTLSLVCESWRARKQENSIKFRFPVIFTYKQSIYTSLFRLQENMSKNETSTRTSNEFLNVDFMRSLVKQYSELGQWTSAFFWADAAAAAGGGDQASGDDIWLLASTMLARGELHRAAHAVVSRELHRSHLLCLGVAMRAYLAAKEPATALSLLEECDPSLMEPRTTDQTHNRALAGVLVSQARALSALERREAGAGALAAALRADAACYEALHLLLQQHARPTQQESELIDSLPISSQLAPAEAALVRGAYKARLQRYAPLPKTPPPVSECPITAAAEEVRSRTAEAAISLARRLAAACRWKEALSTLDSLDPWCCAEVRAACLLELNNSSQLFVFAHELVNAYPNSWTAWFAVGCYYYLIGKSEFARRYLSKAKSIEPGAGCVWLAYGHSFAADNEHDQAMAAYFKASQLMPGCHLPPLYVGVECSLLYNTSMAQRFLLRAALLHNSVEAEPESEDSGGSESALGWERILRCVTCPHAAHEAAAAALAAQRVGKARRLWLRAKQLAEDQGPLHPRWAATYDALGHVSRKQGRYEEALQWHEKALSIRPGHAPTYSAMGLCLALNGQEAKAADALHTALSKDPDDAVALALLDFIVEALDAQLDEEDIPQFPFPAVSIAPPPAPPAPAPATPGPGGDNTNVSDMSMSFD
- the LOC105384595 gene encoding cytoplasmic polyadenylation element-binding protein 1, giving the protein MIWHRAPFSPEVGVACSEHALWRGDAGTGLGFPATGHVASRSVVCAQPPRLDACPKLCPSRHPQLRRNFAAAMPLIHQDNGRSGGGEHRRSLAELLGLDTSRLGEPAPAAPRMNHRDGGSAEWGWERAPSSPEAAQTPRSLVPARCFPPRHPTDFASFSESARPGAGWGDDTGSSGQGITDLVASLKALAMPAAPRKRQSFSQTSIRVHYSCDGFDRNMEPAWSPDQNHSSDGINGREEHPRLLPRRASFCGVLSSERNGEPLSWTGSLPARCLDLTSGISPKVFMGGLPWDITEQALLNTLRQFQPVCVEWPEREHGGDGRDSPKGYAHVTFESERCARALLAACHRRNNGLYYRVASRKIRSKEAQVIPWSVSDAMWVSCGSARLQPERTVFVGALHGMLTAAALARIMDDLFTGVVYAGIDTDKNKYPIGSGRVTFNNVRSYVRAISAGYVEITTDKFNKKVQLLPYLEDSMCSVCNLQQGPYFCREPVCYRYFCRSCWQWRHPNKEHAYLTRSSKHAPGALYHATYSDQANEGTPSPPMSGGSSDPSGADESPEPALPWPL